In Trifolium pratense cultivar HEN17-A07 linkage group LG7, ARS_RC_1.1, whole genome shotgun sequence, a genomic segment contains:
- the LOC123896439 gene encoding protein HAIKU1-like, which translates to MKNLEKQNVNLVVNKLGKNIKKNNLQHTIHVHNNIILRNRYPYPHPKEIHYVDKDDFKGFVQYMTTGTKINHSKPLVENTRLQKNRLPSLPIVRPQVPIQLPARAPIAPPLSIVRPQVPIQVPAWAPIAPPLASKNALPTYPLQPDSEPSFAENSQTSVVESSTSAFLRNFKDSMMEFGNSSGNQLNPLACQTQVVNNIEPYQLSSSLSPGPVLPMFATNQNLPMNNGNQSVNDFSSPQTNGPQSPTSEFLIPWPTSNMNLVSHQLPYSPLLSPSLFSSPSSPEFPFQPYLQNNGISCSYPESPQLST; encoded by the coding sequence ATGAAGAACTTGGAAAAGCAAAATGTGAATTTGGTTGTAAACAAATTAGGGAAGAAcataaaaaagaataatttacAACATACAATTCATGTTCACAACAATATTATACTTAGAAATAGATATCCTTATCCCCATCCAAAAGAAATTCACTATGTTGACAAAGATGATTTCAAGGGTTTTGTTCAATACATGACTACTGGAACAAAAATCAATCATTCAAAACCTCTAGTTGAGAATACAAGGTTGCAGAAAAATAGGCTTCCATCATTGCCCATAGTGAGGCCACAGGTTCCAATTCAGCTTCCAGCTCGGGCGCCAATAGCTCCACCATTGTCCATAGTGAGGCCACAGGTTCCAATTCAAGTTCCAGCTTGGGCGCCAATAGCTCCTCCATTAGCTTCAAAGAATGCACTGCCTACATATCCTTTACAGCCTGATTCAGAACCTTCTTTTGCTGAAAATTCACAGACCAGTGTTGTGGAATCTTCGACTTCTGCTTTCTTGAGAAATTTCAAAGACTCGATGATGGAATTTGGTAATTCAAGTGGTAACCAGTTAAATCCTCTCGCATGTCAAACCCAAGTGGTTAACAATATTGAGCCTTATCAACTTTCGTCTTCTTTGTCTCCTGGTCCTGTATTGCCTATGTTTGCTACCAACCAAAATTTGCCTATGAATAATGGTAACCAATCTGTGAATGATTTCTCTTCCCCACAAACAAATGGTCCTCAATCACCAACTTCTGAATTTCTCATACCATGGCCAACAAGTAACATGAATTTGGTATCCCATCAATTGCCTTATAGCCCTCTATTGTCACCAAGCCTTTTTTCTTCGCCATCATCGCCTGAATTCCCTTTCCAACCATATCTACAAAATAATGGAATTTCATGCTCTTATCCCGAGTCTCCACAGCTTTCTACATGA